The following proteins come from a genomic window of Streptomyces sp. NBC_00539:
- a CDS encoding TVP38/TMEM64 family protein: MSLLLAPWARLSLLVLLLAAGGVGVLLYEPQRLLSQGLPPGLPVGTAALLFATVYGLCTAAFVPRPLLNLAAGAVLGSPLGLLAAVAGTVVGAGISFGLGRALGRSALRPLVRGRWLRAADGQLGRHGFRSMLAIRVFPGVPFAAANYCAAVSRCGWLPFLCATALGTVPNTAAYVIAGASASSPDSPAFLVSFGFIGVSGVVAAAVAWRKRHRLAAPPAPVPTHGLTPQHPPVVSGVPHGP; encoded by the coding sequence ATGTCCCTCCTCCTCGCGCCGTGGGCCCGGCTGTCGCTGCTCGTCCTGCTGCTCGCGGCGGGGGGCGTGGGCGTGCTGCTGTACGAGCCCCAGCGCCTGCTGTCGCAGGGCCTGCCCCCCGGCCTCCCGGTGGGTACGGCGGCGCTGCTGTTCGCGACGGTGTACGGACTGTGCACGGCGGCGTTCGTCCCGAGGCCGCTGCTGAACCTGGCTGCGGGGGCGGTACTGGGTTCCCCGCTGGGCCTGCTCGCGGCGGTCGCGGGCACGGTCGTCGGCGCCGGGATCTCCTTCGGCCTGGGCCGGGCGCTGGGCCGCAGCGCCCTGCGGCCCCTGGTGCGCGGCCGCTGGCTGCGCGCCGCCGACGGGCAGCTCGGCCGGCACGGCTTCCGCTCGATGCTCGCGATCCGCGTCTTCCCGGGTGTCCCCTTCGCGGCAGCCAACTACTGCGCGGCGGTGTCCCGCTGCGGCTGGCTGCCCTTCCTCTGCGCGACCGCGCTGGGCACGGTGCCCAACACCGCCGCGTACGTGATCGCCGGGGCGAGCGCCTCTTCCCCGGATTCGCCGGCGTTCCTCGTCTCCTTCGGCTTCATCGGGGTGTCCGGGGTGGTCGCGGCCGCGGTCGCCTGGCGCAAACGGCACCGCCTCGCGGCCCCTCCCGCGCCGGTGCCGACGCACGGGCTCACGCCCCAGCACCCCCCTGTGGTCAGCGGCGTTCCCCACGGGCCCTAG